The genome window ACCAGCGGCAGTTTGCGGCGGGCCAGCATCTTCGGGGCCAGGGTGACGTCGCTGAAGAGGTCGCCGCTGGTCATCTTGTAGAGGGCCGTCAGCGGGATTTCGCTCATGCGCCCGGCCTTCTCAACGACCTTCAGGAACGCCCGGTGGAACGCCAAGACCTTGCGCTGGCTGGCCGACACCTTGCCCTCTCGGTACGACATCTCGCGGAGGGCGTCGATGACGGCCGCCGGGTCGAGTTTCTTCGGGCACCGCTGCGTGCACGTCAGGCACCCCGCGCAGACCCAGATGGCCGCACCGGACAGCAGCCGCGCGGCAGCCTCCGTATCGCCGATCTGCACCAGGCGCATGATCTGGCTCGGCATGACGTCCATCCACCGGGCCATCGGGCACCCGGCTGTGCACTTGCCGCACTGGTAGCACTCGGCCACGTTGACACCCGTGGCTTTCCGGACGCGTTCAGCAAGTTCGGACATCACCGGTGTTGACACGGCACCGCTCCAGGGCATAAAAGGGGATTCGAGACTCAGCATCCAGGCTCGGCCAGAGGCGATCCTCTGCTCCCGAATTCCAAATCCCGAATCCCAAATTTTATCCACTGAATTATACGGTCGCAGGGCCCGCTTGGCAAGACAGAATTACCGACCTCCTGTTTTTTCACAGCGTGCAAAACGGCACAAGCCGTACAATAAGCCGGCCCATGGTAAACGGCAATCCCATTCCGCCCGAGCCGTCGCAGGAGTCCCGACCGCCGCGCCGCAAGCGGTATCCGGGCAAGCACCCCAAGCGCTTCGACCAGCGCTACAAGGAACTGCATCCGGAGGCCTTTCCCGGCATCCACGCGCACGTGCGTGCCCAGGGCCGGACGCCCGCCGGGGCGCATGTTCCGGTCCTGGTGGCGGAGGTCGCGGCCGCGCTGGCCCCGGCGTCCGGCGAGACGGTCGTCGACTGTACGCTCGGCTGCGGCGGCCACGCCGTTGAGTTCCTCCGCCGCATCGGCCCAGCGGGGCGACTCATCGCGTTCGACGTTGACGCCGCCGAGATGGAACGTACCCGCCGCCGCCTGGCCGAGGCCTTTCCGGCCGGCATCGTCCTCCCCATAGACTCGCCCCGCGGCCCTGGATCACGCGGCGGAAGTGGCGGCCCCCGGCGGAAGGGGGCGGCGGGACCGGACGGCGGCCCTCGCGTCATCCTCCGGCGGGGCAACTTTGCCGGCATCGACCGCGCCCTCGGGGCCCTAGGCATCAACGGGGTGGACGTCATCTTTGCCGACCTCGGCGCCTCGAGCATGCAGGTGGACGACCCGTCGCGGGGTTTCAGTTACAAGCAGGACGGGCCCCTCGACATGCGGATGGACGCGCGCCTGACGCTGACGGCCGCCGACCTCGTCAACCGGTTGTCCGAGGAGGGGCTGGCCGCCGCGCTGGTCGAACTGGCTGACGAAGCGGACCACGCCGCCATTGCCGCGGCCATCGTCCGCGAACGCCGCCGGCAGCCGATGACGCGGACGCGCGACCTGGTGCGCGTGGTCCTGGAGGCCAAGGGGCTCGACCCGCGCCGCTGGCGGAAGGAGGCGACCGGCGACAAACTCCACCCCGCCGCGCTCACGTTCCAGGCGCTGCGGATGCTGGTCAACGACGAACCGGGCGCCCTGCGGCAACTCCTGCGCGCGGCCCCGGCGTGCCTGCGGCCGGGCGGGCGCATCGGCTTCATCAGTTTCCATTCGGGCGAGGACCGCATCGTCAAGCAGGCCTTTCGCGAAGGCCTGCGGCAAGGGGTGTACGAGGCCGCTTCAGATGAGGTCATCCGCCCGTCGCGCGAGGAGGTCCGCGCCAACCCCCGCGCCGCCCCGGCGAAGTTCCGGTGGGCACACTACTCGCTGTGGGACCTGGGGCGGTGTGGATGAAACGAAGGCGGCGATAGTACTACAACGCCATTTCGTGCGGCGGGTCTCCGCACCCGCCGTGCAATGGCCGACGGTTGGAAGCGCGGCTCTCGGAACTGGGGGCGGCCTTGATCGACGCCTATCGTCGCCGACGCGATGGAGAGGCCCCGTGAGCCTGACCTACTGCCCGGAGTGTCTGAAGAAGCAGCAACGGATCAGCGAACTCGAAGAGGAAGTCGTCCAACTTAAAGCCCGTGTGCGTTACCAGGAGCACATCGCCGCCGAGGGGCCGTTCGGTTCATCCACCCCTTCCTCGAAGGTGCCGATCAAGCCCTCGGCCCTTCCCGAGCGTCAGGCCCGCCGGGGCGGGGGGCGGCCGGGCCACGCGGGGCATGGACGCGGGGTTCGACGACGGCGCCTTTCTGGCCGACGTGGAGGCCGACCAGATTGTTCCCCATGTGCCGGTGCGGAGTCCCGGCGCGCCGGGATCGGCTCCGGGCGGACGACGAGGCGGGCCAGGCGCGGCGTCGGGCGCATCGACGGATGAAGACCAAGGCGTACGCGATCGGCCAGCGACTGCGGAAACGCGTCGAGGAGATCTTCGCCTGGATGAAGACGGTAGGTGACCTGGCGCGGACCCGATTCGTGGAGCGATGGAAAATCCGGCTGGAGATGCTCGTGAAGGGCGCGGCGTACAACCTGCTGCGGCTCGTGCGTCTGACGCCTCCGCAGGATGCTGCGCCGGCGGAGACGGCGCGGCCGGCGGGGTGAACGCCGCCCGCCCAGGCTTCCGAACGTCGTTCGGGAGCCGCGCGCGACATAACGGAACGTCTTGCGAGGCCGCTCAACTATAAAAATGTCTCACCAAGAGAGACAAAACGTCGTCAGGCCGACTTCTTTAGCGGCCTGCTAGACAATGGGGAGGGGTTCCTGGTAATCTTGGATGTCGTGCAATAGGCTTGGCGGAGGAATACCATGACGACTTCAGGATCCCGTCGGCTTTCCGCCCTCATCGTCCTCTTGCTGGTGCTCATGCCGTCGGCGCTTTTGGCACAAGAGTCCACCCTTGCGCCAGATACGGCCCTCGGAAACGGCGCCCTGGTGTGGATCGTGCCAGGTGGGCACTCGGTCCATATTGATCCGCCGGAGGTGAGCATTGACGGCAAGACAGGCTCGCCGCTCAAACTCACCAAGCAGACGGTGGACGGAAAAACGACTCTGCTGGAATATGCTGTCTCCCTGAATGCGCCCGAAGCGAAGACGGATGGTTACTATCGAATGGACGTCACGCTCTATGCCGGCGACGGAGACTGGGGCCTCCGCCAGAAGTCCGAACTCGTCTTTTCAAAGCCGATCAAGCGGGACGTTCGCGTCACGCAGGCACTGCGAATCCCTGGAGCTGCCAAGGCACTGATCACGGAAAAGACCCGGACGAGCAGAGACCTCAAGGAGATCTACTCCGAGCCCCGCCTGATCGCCAGAGAGCTCTCCGCGGTTGATCCCCTGGGGGCCTATTTCAACCTCGGCCAGAAGTCGACCGATCTGCAGCATGTCTACCTGTCCATGCCGATCATCGGCATAGCTTTCAGGGAGGGAAAGGCTTTTCCCCAGGGCAAACCGCTCTTTCTGAGCATCGCCTGCGATCCCTACGCAGGATCTCAGTTCTATGGCCTGGCGATGAAGGGCGAAGATGCCGGAGTGAAGGTCACCGTCTCTCACACGTATGCGGGCTCCATGGTGCCTGTGAAGCAGGAAAATCGCTACGTGGTGCTGAAGGCTCATCGCAAGGGTGCGGACGGCATCATCAACACCTTCTATGCTACCATTCCCGAGATCGTGCCTGCACCGGCTTGGACGTATGAAGTCGCGGCGAACTACTACGACTATTTCTCCCAAGAGGGAAAAGGCTGGTTCGCGAACATCCAGAAGCTGGCCGAAGTGTTTCCTGACAAGAATCAACGCGGCAAGATTGTGTGCTGCCTGCACGGTTGGTACGACTTCGACGGAATGTACACCTTCGACTACGACAAGAATGCATTGGCCGACTCCTGGGTGGTTCATAAGAAATACCCGATGGATAAGCAAGAGATGCATCGACGCATCAGGTTCGCCACGGACCTCGGTTTCCGAGTCGTGCTCTATTTTGCGGACGGGATGAACTGCACCGGCGTGCCGAACGATATCCGCAAGGGGCACGCCTATGTCTATGCGAATGGCAAGACGCGGGGCGGCTGGGTTGGACCCACGGGCGGCGGCGGACCAGCGCTCGACCCATCCTCTCCCGTCGTTCAGAGGTGGTTCGCAGCCTACTTGGAGGCCCTGCTGAAGGAATATGGCAAAGAAGTAAGCGGCTTCGTCTTCGACGAAACCAACTACTTCATTCCCGGCGATGTCTCTTACCGCGACAAGGAGCACCCAGCCTACGCCGACCGAGCGATGATGAGTCTGATGCGCGACCTCAGCAGCAAGGTCCAGCAATGGCAGAAGACCAACGCCGATCTGGTGTTTCTGGAAGGCTCGCACCACGTCTACGGCTTGGTGGCACACGGTTCCTACTCCGATTTTCCCGGCTTCCCATTGATCATTAACTATCGCAATAACTCGTGGCAAACCTACTGGGAGAAGCCCGGTATCCGCAATCTCCACGGGCATTACCGTTCCGACATCAACATGGATTACCCCTACGGCTTTGATATGTCACTATCCGATGGCTGGTCGGACACAGGCTACCCTCCCACCGGACCGTCGCGGATGTCCGCCGATATCCTTGCCGAAGTTGCGGAACGATTCCAGCGCCGAATCAAGGAAGGCCCCCCACGGCTGAAGCTTAAGGAAATCGAGGGACTCGACTCTCTGGTCCGGCCAATTCCCTGAGGGGCCGCTTTGACGCGCGATGAGATGGGTGTCCCCCCCGAAAAACCCCATCTGGCTCTTCGGATGAGACGAACAGCCCGTATCGGACGAGCCTTGGCAGGTAAAGCTTGCGAGTTCGGAGGCTGAGCTTGATCGTTTTCGGCTGGACGCTGTCGTGAAGCGAAGAACGGGCCGGCGGAGGCGCAGACTGGTCAAGTCGGCCCAGAGCAGAATGGCCCAGCCCCCCTGCCGTTACGCCGGGCTTCACGGGCACTCCCGCCACCCCGTTGTCAAAGATCAATGCCAGCAAAGCCCGCCACCTGCTCCGTTTCGACGCGGATGTGATTTTCGGGATGCACAAGGGGTTCTTGTGTAAGATGCATGCCCGACACGACTTACAAAACCTTTCTTTGCCGCCGAACACCCGGAATACCTCTTGCAAAGCCCAGGGCCGGCCGTAAAATGGTACTGACTGGTCAGTTCCATTTTGAAGGACGGTGTCCCAGCGCCGGAGGCGTACGCCATGGCCAAGCGAGACCGGCGGGAAGCAATTATGCGGGCGGCCGAGAAACTCTTCACCGGTCCGCGCTTCCATGAGATCACGCTGGACCACGTCGTCGAGGAAGCCGGCGTCGGCAAGGGCACGGTCTACCGCTACTTCGAGAACAAGGACGACCTTTTCTTCCAGACCGCGACGCGCGGTTTCGACGAGATGTGCGAGTTGCTGCTGCGGAAGGTGCCCGAGGGAGCCCCTTTCGCCGACCGGCTGTTGAGCGCCTGCGTCGAGATCGGCGCGTTCTTCAAGCGTCGGCGGAAGTTGTTCCGCATGATGCAGTCCGAGGAGGCCCGGATGCACTGGCGGCGTCCGGAGATTCGCAAGCGGTGGCTCGCGCGGCGTCGGCGGCTCGTCTCGGCCGTCGCCGAGATCCTGCGCCAGGGCGTCCGCGACGGCAAGGTCCGCCGCGACGTCCGGCCGGACATCCTCGCCGCCTTTCTCCTGGGGATGCTCCGGGCGCGGGCCCGCGACATGACCGACGTCCCCGAACGCGGGCGGAGCCTGAAGAGAGTCGTGGACCTGTTTCTGGCGGGCGCCGGCCGTTGCGGCTGAGGCGACAAAGGACCAGGCGTGCCCTGCCCTTCGCGCGGCGGGGGCGCCGACAACGGAGCCGAGGACCATGAAGAAGGCGCTTGTGGTGCTTGTTGTCCTGGGGATCGCCGGCGTGGCGGGCTGGCAGATCTGGGTGCGGGTCACCGCCGCCGGCAAGCAAGCCGCCCGCGAGCGGACGCCCGTGCCGGTCGAGGTCGCGCCGGTCGAGCGGGCGACCATCCGCGACATCGGCGTCTTCACGGGGTCGCTCCAGCCGAAGGCACAGTTCCTCGTGGCGCCGAAGATCGGCGGCCAGCTGGTGAAACTCTTCGTGGACGTCGGCGACGCTGTGCAGCGTGACCAGATGATGGCGCAACTCGACGACGAGGAACTTACCCAGGAAGTGGAGCAGGCGCGGGCCGAACGCGACGTCGCCCAGGCGAATGCGGAGAACGGCACGAGCGACCTGGAACTCGCCCGGCGCGAGTTCGAGCGGGTCCAGACGCTCCGCGAGAAGAAGATCGCCTCGGAGGCCGAACTCGACGCGGCCCAGGGTCGTTACACGACGGCCCAGGCCCGGTGCAAGGTGGCGGCGGCCCAGGTGGCCCAGAAGGAGGCCGCCCGGAAGGCGGCCGACGTCCGCCTGGGGTACACGCGGGTCCTGGCCCACTGGGAGAGGGAGGACGGGCCGCGCGTCATCGGCGAGCGGTTCGTCGACGAAGGGGCGCTCTTGAAGGCCAACGAACCGATCGTCTCGGTCCTCGAGGACCGCGTCCTCGTGGGCGCGATCAACGTCATCGAGCGTGACTATCCGAAGATCCGCATCGGCCAAGAGGCCACGATCACGACGGACGCTTTCCCGGGCGAGCAGTTCCCGGGCCGCATCGTCCGCATCGCCCCGTTCATGAAAGAGAGTTCGCGCCAGGCCCGCGTGGAGATTGACGTGCCGAACGCGGACCGGCGCCTCGCGTCGGGCATGTTCATCCGGGTGTCGTTGGAGTTCGCCGAGCACGCGGGGGCGACAGTGGTGCCTGTGGAGGCCCTCGTCAAGCGCGAGGGGCGTCCGGGCGTCTTCGCGGCCGACATCCAGGCGCGCAAGGCCCGCTTAGTGCCGATCAAGGTGGGCATCCAGAGCAGCGAGCGGGCCGAGGTGCTCGAACCGGCCCTTGAGGGCTTCGTGGTGACGTTGGGGCAACACCTGCTGGAGGACGGTTCGCCGATTCTCCTGCCGCAGGAGAGCAAGCCCGCGGCGGCCGCGGAGTCGCCCGTGCCCGGAGACGACCAGTGAATATCGCGCGCTTCTCCGTCCACCGGCCGATCTTCACGATCATGGTGGTCCTGATCGTGGTCATCCTGGGCGTGGTGTCGCTCGTGCGGCTGCCGATCGACCTGATGCCGGACATCTCGTACCCGACGCTGACCGTCTCGTGCATCTATGAGAACGCCTCGCCGGAGGAGATCGAGAAACTCATCTGCCGGCCGATCGAAGAGGCTGTCAGCGCCGTCCCCGGGGCCGAGGAAGTGACGAGCACGTCGTCGGAAGGCCAGGGGATGATCCGGGTGACGTTCTCGTGGGGTACGGACCTGGACGCGGCAGCCAACGACATCCGCGACCGGCTGGACCGCGTTATCCCGCGTCTGCCGGAGAACGCCGACCGGCCGACGCTCCGCAAGTTCGACCTGGCCAGTTTCCCGATCCTGATCCTCGGGGCCTCGAGCCGCCTCGACCCGGTCCAGATGCGCAAGATCATCGACGACCAGGTCACGTACCGGCTGGAGCGGGTGCCGGGCGTGGCCGCGGTGGACATCCGGGGCGGCCTGGAGCGGGAGATCCACGTCTCCTTGAATCCCGAGAAGGTCAACGCGCTGGCGATCCCGTTCGAGCAGATTATTCGTCGCGTCAGCGAGGGCAACATCAACGTGCCGGCCGGCACGATCGACCGCGGCAACTTCCAAGTCACCATCCGCACGCCGGGCGAGTACACGACGCTCGAGGAGATCGGCGACACGGTCATCGCGACGCACGAGGGCGTGCTGATCCGGCTGCGCGAGATCGCCGACGTCGAGGACTCGTGGGTGAAAGTGACGCGGATCGTCCGCGTCAACGGCGAGCCGGGCCTGAGGCTGTCGATCAACAAGCAATCCGGCAAGAACACGGTGGAGGTGGCCCGGGCGGCGCTCGCGGAACTCGACGCGATCAACCGCGACATCCCCCAGATCGCCATCGTGCCGATTATCGACACGTCGGACTACATCCGGCGTTCGATATCGAGCGTCGGCTCGTCGGCGGCCTACGGCGGCGGGCTGGCGGTGGTCGTGCTCCTCTTGTTCCTGCGGAACGTGCGCAGCACCGTGGTCATCGCGCTCGCTATCCCGATCTCGATCGTGGCGACGTTCGCCCTGATGTACTTCGGCGGATTCACGCTCAACCTGATGACCCTCGGAGGCCTGGCGCTCGGCGTCGGCATGCTCGTGGACAACTCCATCGTCGTCCTCGAGAACATTTTCCGGCTGCGCGAGGGTGGCCAGCCGCCCGAGGCGGCCGCCGTCAACGGCACCGAGGAAGTCACGGCCGCTGTCGTCTCGAGCACCCTCACGACGGTGGCCGTGTTCCTGCCGCTCGTCTTCATGCGCGGCATGTCGGGGGTGATGTTCAAGCAACTTTCGATCGTCGTGAGTTTCTCGCTGCTGTGCTCGCTGGGGGTGGCGCTGACGATCGTGCCGATGCTTTCGGCGCGGATCCTCACGTCCCAGCAGGGCCGCGAGGCTGCACGCGAGACGCTCGGCCACCGGATTTTCCGCCTCAGTGCGCGGTTCTTCGAGCGGCTGGAACTCCAGTACCGCGATCTCCTGCGCTGGGCGCTCGGGCACCGGCTGCTAGTCGTCCTCGGGGCGGCCCTCGTGCTCGGCGGGAGCCTTTCGCTCATCCCGTTCGTCGGCGTCGAACTGATGCCCACCACGGACGAGGGCGAGGTCCGCATCTCCGGCGAGATGCAGGTCGGCACGCGGCTGGAACTGGTGGACCGCCAGTTCAAGGACGTCGAAGCCATCGTCCGCCGGTTTGTTCCCGAGATCAAGAATCTCGTCACGAGCATCGGCGGGTCGCCGTGGCACGGCGGAGGATCGCACCTTGGGGAGATGCAGATCTCCCTGGTGCCCCAGAGCAAGCGCACGCGGTCGAGCGACGAGATCGCCGCCGATCTCCGCAAGAGGCTCCAGGGCATCCCCGGCGTGACCATCCGCACCCGCGCGGGCCAGGGGCTCTTCGTCTTGCGAATCGGCACTCAGGACGCCGACGAAGTCCAGGTGGAGATCCGCGGCTACGACCTGGAGACGGCCGACGCCCTCGCCGCGAAGGTCAAGGCCATCGTCGAGGCCGTCCCCGGCGTCACCGACGCCCAGACCAGCCGAGAGTCCGGCACCCCCGAAGAACTCATCCTGATCGACCGCGAGAAGGCGGCGGACATGAAACTGACGCCCTCGGCCGTCGCGAACGCCCTCGAAACCTTCCTCTCGGGCACTCGGGCCGGCGACTTCCGCCAGGAGGGCGACGAGTACCGCATCCTCGTCAGGCTCAAGGATCCCGAGCAGATGGCACTCAGGGACATCCTCGACCTCACGCTGACCAACGCCGACGGAGAACCCGTCGTCCTGCGGAACGTCGTCAACGTCGCGCCGCGGAGCGGCCCCGTCCAGATCGAACGCAAGGACCAGGAGCGGGTCACGACCGTGTCGGCCAACCTCAGCGGCCGCGACATGGGCTCCGTCCTTTCGGACATCCGCAAAGGCCTTCAGTCGGTGCCCGTCCCGCAGTCGTTCAGCATCCTCTTCGGCGGCGACTACGAGGAACAGCAGAAGGCCTTCCGCGAACTCCTCCTCAGCATCTCGCTCGCCCTCGTCCTCGTGTACATGGTGATGGCGTGCCAGTACGAGTCGCTCCGCGACCCGTTCGTCGTCATGTTCTCGGTCCCCTTGGCCGCCATCGGCGTCGTCCTGACCCTGTTCTTCACCCGGACGACGTTCAACATCCAGTCCTACATCGGGTGCATCATGCTGGGCGGCATCGTCGTCAACAACGCCATCCTCCTGGTGGATCACACGAACCTGCTGCGCCGGCGCGACGGCATGCCGCTCCGCGGGGCGATTGAAGAAGCCGGCCGGCGACGGCTCCGGCCGATCCTGATGACCGCACTGACGACGATCCTCGGCCTGCTGCCCCTGGCCCTCGGCATGGGCGAAGGCGGCGATGCCCAGGCGCCCCTCGCCAGGGTCGTCATCGGCGGGCTCTTCAGTTCGACCCTCATCACGCTTGTCTTCGTCCCGGTGATGTACTCGATCTTCGAGCGCCGCATGGCCGGCGCCCGACTGGAGGCCGGCCAGGCCTGACCGTTTCCGGGGGAAGCCGCTTGCAGGGAAGGAGACTTATGGTGCGGAAGATCGCCCTTGGCCCGCTCGGCGCTGTGATGCTTGGCCTGGCCCTTCTGCTTCTTGCCTCGTGTGTCTCGATGGACTTCACGCGTCCGTCGGACTACATCGGTCCGGTCCGCGAGGCCGAGGTCCGCCCGCCGGCGCCGCCGCCGGCGCTTCCGCCCGAGGCCGCACCCGCCGAGCCGCCGCCCGCCGAAGCCCCCGAGGCCGCCGCACCGCAGCCGATCGAATTCGGCGTCCAGGAGGCCATCGTGATGGCGATGGAGAACAACCGCGCGCTGTCGGTCGAGCGACTCCGCCCGCCCATCCGCCGCACCTTCGAGCAGGAGGAGCGGGCCGCCTTCGACCCGGTCCTCACAGCCGGCGCCGGCCGCGAGCGGACGCGGGAACCCGACACCCCCCCGGACGGACCGTCGAACCTCGTCACCAAAGCCATCGCCACCGACACCGCTGTCTCCGAGTTCCTTCCGACAGGCACGACTCTCTCCGTCGGCGCGAGCACCGAGGTGCTCGACGGCTCGCTCTACGACGACCGGCTCGCCTCCACGCGCGTCGGCCTCTCGGTAACCCAGGCGCTTTTGCGCGGGGCGAGCGTCCAGGCCAACCTCGCGAGCCTCCGGCAGGCGCGGCTCGACACGCTCGCTTCGGAGTACGAACTCCGCGGATTCGCCGAGGCTCTCGCGGCCAGCACCGAAGACGCCTACTGGGACTACGCCCTTGCGGAGCGGCGGATCGAGATTTTCCAGGGCGCCCTCGCGCTGGCCGAAAAACAAATGGCCGAGACCCAGGAGCGGATCAACGCCGGCAGTCTGGCCGAGATCGAGTTGGCCGCCTCCGAGGCGGAGGTCGCGCTTCGACGCGAGAACCTCATCAACGCCCGCAGTGGGTTGGCGACATTCGGCCTCAGGCTCCTCAGGCTCCTGAACCCCGCGGGCGGGGCCTTCTGGGACCGCCCCATCGTCCTCGGGAACCAGCCCTCCGTCCCCGACGTCGAACTCGATAAGGTCGGCCAGCACGTCCGGGTCGCCCGGCGGATGCGGCCGGACCTTAACCAGGCGCGGCTGCTGGTGAAGCGCGGCGACCTGGAACTCGTCAAGACGAGGAACGGCCTGCTGCCGAGGCTCGACCTGTTCGTGACACTCGGAAGGACCGGCTACGCCGACTCTTTCGGCCGGTCGGTCGAGGCAACCGACGAGGGCCAGAACTACGACGTCTTCGCCGGCGTCCAGTTCCTCTATCCGCCGATCAACCGCGAGGCGCGGGCCCAGCACAGCCGGGCGGTTCTCTCGCGCCAACAGTCGCTCGAGGCCGTCCGCAACCTCGCCCAACTCGTCGAGGAGGACGTCCGCAGCGCGTACATCGAGGTCAACCGCGCCCGCGAGCAAATCCCCGCCACCGCCGCCACACGACAGTTCCAGCAGGAGAAGGTCCGGGCCGAGACCGAGAAGTTCCGCGTCGGCAAGTCGACGTCGCTCCTGGTGGCCCAGGCCCAGCGCGACCTCCTCCAGAGCCAGATCGCCGAGGTCCAGGCCGTCACGAACTACCTCAAGGCCCTTGTCAACCTCCACCGCCTCGAGGGATCCCTGCTCGAGCGGCGCGGCATCGCGGCGCCGGGGCGCGAGCCCGTCACCCTCGCCGGCGAGGCCGACTGAGCGGGATGGATTGGCGGACGCCCGCAGCCCCAAGGCGCGGGCCGACTGACCCCCCTTAGTAACCCGCTTTTCGCTCTCAACAACAGAAACCGCCCGCGCGCCGGTGCACCATTGCAATATGGCGTTCGCGGGCGGAAAATGAACAGACAGCGTCGCGGCCCGGCTACGAAAAGGGGAAGGGAATGCAGCGAGGCGTTGCGAGGCGGCACGTACTCGTTCTCGGATCATTTCTTGTGCTCGTGGCCGGGTGCGCCGCCCCTGCCGAACGCGAGGCGAGCGAGGCGGTCGCCGACGTCGCTCGCGAGTACGCGCGCCAGCCGGCGGCTTGACAGTCGGCCGGGCGGCGATAGAATACGGCTGTCAAACCGTTTCGCGGAGAGGTGGCTGAGCGGCCGAAAGCGACGGTTTGCTAAACCGTTAGGCGGGGTAAACCTGCCTCCCGGGTTCGAATCCCGGCCTCTCCGCCACTTTTTGCCGCCTGTTGCGGCACGAGGTACTGCGATGCCCACCCGTATGCGTCTTTGCCTGTTTGCGGCCCTTGCGTTTTTCCTCGCCGCCTGCGCAGCATCCTGCGGAGGCTGCGCGCCCAAGACGCAGCGCGCGCCCCGACACATCGGCGCCGACGTCCTCGGCGGCCTGGCGCCCCAGGCCCTCCGCGACGCCTACGCCACTCCCGCCTTCGTCGTCCGCAACCTGGCGGACGGACGCCACGCCGCTCTCCAGGACACCGACCTGGCGCCCGGCGCCCACGTGGACGACTCTAATCTTCTTATCTATGCCGAAGGCTCCGGCGACACCGTCGACGCCTCCCGATGGACCATGCGCCTCCTCGCCGAAAGCCCCTACGGATTCCCCGACCGGCCGGAACGCCTGGTGGTCGTCCTGCTGAAGTGGAGTGAAACGCAGGATGTCGTCGCCGAACACCTGAACCGCAAGGCCCAACTCCAGGCCGCCGCTCGCATGAACGACATGCTCGAAATCCACCGCCGGCGCCACGGCAACCGCGGCCACGCCAGCGTCATCGGCTTCAGCGCCGGCACGCGCGTCACCCAGTTCGCCTTCTCCGGACAGGTGCCCGAAGGCGAGGACTCCCATCCCGAA of Planctomycetota bacterium contains these proteins:
- a CDS encoding 4Fe-4S dicluster domain-containing protein, translated to MSTPVMSELAERVRKATGVNVAECYQCGKCTAGCPMARWMDVMPSQIMRLVQIGDTEAAARLLSGAAIWVCAGCLTCTQRCPKKLDPAAVIDALREMSYREGKVSASQRKVLAFHRAFLKVVEKAGRMSEIPLTALYKMTSGDLFSDVTLAPKMLARRKLPLV
- the rsmH gene encoding 16S rRNA (cytosine(1402)-N(4))-methyltransferase RsmH; amino-acid sequence: MVNGNPIPPEPSQESRPPRRKRYPGKHPKRFDQRYKELHPEAFPGIHAHVRAQGRTPAGAHVPVLVAEVAAALAPASGETVVDCTLGCGGHAVEFLRRIGPAGRLIAFDVDAAEMERTRRRLAEAFPAGIVLPIDSPRGPGSRGGSGGPRRKGAAGPDGGPRVILRRGNFAGIDRALGALGINGVDVIFADLGASSMQVDDPSRGFSYKQDGPLDMRMDARLTLTAADLVNRLSEEGLAAALVELADEADHAAIAAAIVRERRRQPMTRTRDLVRVVLEAKGLDPRRWRKEATGDKLHPAALTFQALRMLVNDEPGALRQLLRAAPACLRPGGRIGFISFHSGEDRIVKQAFREGLRQGVYEAASDEVIRPSREEVRANPRAAPAKFRWAHYSLWDLGRCG
- a CDS encoding transposase; amino-acid sequence: MCRCGVPARRDRLRADDEAGQARRRAHRRMKTKAYAIGQRLRKRVEEIFAWMKTVGDLARTRFVERWKIRLEMLVKGAAYNLLRLVRLTPPQDAAPAETARPAG
- a CDS encoding TetR/AcrR family transcriptional regulator is translated as MAKRDRREAIMRAAEKLFTGPRFHEITLDHVVEEAGVGKGTVYRYFENKDDLFFQTATRGFDEMCELLLRKVPEGAPFADRLLSACVEIGAFFKRRRKLFRMMQSEEARMHWRRPEIRKRWLARRRRLVSAVAEILRQGVRDGKVRRDVRPDILAAFLLGMLRARARDMTDVPERGRSLKRVVDLFLAGAGRCG
- a CDS encoding efflux RND transporter periplasmic adaptor subunit, which translates into the protein MKKALVVLVVLGIAGVAGWQIWVRVTAAGKQAARERTPVPVEVAPVERATIRDIGVFTGSLQPKAQFLVAPKIGGQLVKLFVDVGDAVQRDQMMAQLDDEELTQEVEQARAERDVAQANAENGTSDLELARREFERVQTLREKKIASEAELDAAQGRYTTAQARCKVAAAQVAQKEAARKAADVRLGYTRVLAHWEREDGPRVIGERFVDEGALLKANEPIVSVLEDRVLVGAINVIERDYPKIRIGQEATITTDAFPGEQFPGRIVRIAPFMKESSRQARVEIDVPNADRRLASGMFIRVSLEFAEHAGATVVPVEALVKREGRPGVFAADIQARKARLVPIKVGIQSSERAEVLEPALEGFVVTLGQHLLEDGSPILLPQESKPAAAAESPVPGDDQ
- a CDS encoding efflux RND transporter permease subunit: MNIARFSVHRPIFTIMVVLIVVILGVVSLVRLPIDLMPDISYPTLTVSCIYENASPEEIEKLICRPIEEAVSAVPGAEEVTSTSSEGQGMIRVTFSWGTDLDAAANDIRDRLDRVIPRLPENADRPTLRKFDLASFPILILGASSRLDPVQMRKIIDDQVTYRLERVPGVAAVDIRGGLEREIHVSLNPEKVNALAIPFEQIIRRVSEGNINVPAGTIDRGNFQVTIRTPGEYTTLEEIGDTVIATHEGVLIRLREIADVEDSWVKVTRIVRVNGEPGLRLSINKQSGKNTVEVARAALAELDAINRDIPQIAIVPIIDTSDYIRRSISSVGSSAAYGGGLAVVVLLLFLRNVRSTVVIALAIPISIVATFALMYFGGFTLNLMTLGGLALGVGMLVDNSIVVLENIFRLREGGQPPEAAAVNGTEEVTAAVVSSTLTTVAVFLPLVFMRGMSGVMFKQLSIVVSFSLLCSLGVALTIVPMLSARILTSQQGREAARETLGHRIFRLSARFFERLELQYRDLLRWALGHRLLVVLGAALVLGGSLSLIPFVGVELMPTTDEGEVRISGEMQVGTRLELVDRQFKDVEAIVRRFVPEIKNLVTSIGGSPWHGGGSHLGEMQISLVPQSKRTRSSDEIAADLRKRLQGIPGVTIRTRAGQGLFVLRIGTQDADEVQVEIRGYDLETADALAAKVKAIVEAVPGVTDAQTSRESGTPEELILIDREKAADMKLTPSAVANALETFLSGTRAGDFRQEGDEYRILVRLKDPEQMALRDILDLTLTNADGEPVVLRNVVNVAPRSGPVQIERKDQERVTTVSANLSGRDMGSVLSDIRKGLQSVPVPQSFSILFGGDYEEQQKAFRELLLSISLALVLVYMVMACQYESLRDPFVVMFSVPLAAIGVVLTLFFTRTTFNIQSYIGCIMLGGIVVNNAILLVDHTNLLRRRDGMPLRGAIEEAGRRRLRPILMTALTTILGLLPLALGMGEGGDAQAPLARVVIGGLFSSTLITLVFVPVMYSIFERRMAGARLEAGQA